In the genome of Longimicrobium sp., one region contains:
- a CDS encoding O-methyltransferase: MNQELWTEVDRYIADLLVPPDPALEAALQASDAAGLPQIAVAPNQGMLLHLLARVQGAQSVLELGTLGGYSTIWLARALPAGGRLVTLEADPKHAEVARANFARAGLADVVDVRVGPALETLPQVEAEGLGPFDLTFIDADKANMPEYFAWALRLSRRGSLIVADNVVRDGAILDAGSDDPAVRGVRRFYEMAAAEPRVIATALQTVGVKGYDGFAIALVAADP; this comes from the coding sequence ATGAACCAGGAGCTGTGGACGGAGGTCGACCGGTACATCGCGGACCTGCTGGTGCCGCCGGACCCGGCGCTGGAGGCGGCGCTCCAGGCCAGCGACGCGGCCGGCCTGCCGCAGATCGCCGTGGCGCCGAACCAGGGGATGCTGCTGCACCTGCTGGCGCGGGTTCAGGGGGCGCAGAGCGTCCTGGAGCTCGGCACGCTGGGGGGCTACAGCACCATCTGGCTGGCGCGGGCGCTCCCCGCGGGCGGCCGCCTGGTGACGCTGGAGGCCGACCCGAAGCACGCCGAGGTCGCCCGCGCCAACTTCGCGCGCGCCGGCCTGGCGGACGTCGTCGACGTGCGCGTCGGGCCGGCGCTGGAGACGCTGCCACAGGTCGAGGCCGAGGGCCTGGGCCCGTTCGACCTGACCTTCATCGACGCCGACAAGGCGAACATGCCGGAGTACTTCGCCTGGGCGCTCCGGCTCTCCCGCCGCGGCAGCCTGATCGTCGCCGACAACGTGGTGCGCGACGGAGCGATCCTCGACGCCGGGAGCGACGATCCCGCCGTCCGGGGCGTCCGCCGCTTCTACGAGATGGCCGCGGCCGAGCCGCGCGTGATCGCCACGGCGCTCCAGACGGTGGGGGTGAAGGGGTACGACGGCTTCGCGATCGCGCTGGTGGCCGCGGACCCGTAG
- a CDS encoding transposase encodes MIELPATMQRVLESFAPLFRPGIWQRARLLLIGALLCPGTRTVSAALRVLGLAQERHFQNYHRILSRVRWSAREASRILLLLLVAAFVPQDQPLMLGIDETLERRRGKKITAKGLYRDAVRSSRSVLVKSHGLRWISVMLLAPIPWANRVWALPFLTLLVPSERYCQERGLRYKRLSHWGWQALLLVRRWIKKRPIVAVGDQNYSAIELLHATWRVCVTVVTRLRMDAALYDPAPSPEEFRKRHPRGRLPKKGARQPTPQERLHDPNTRWQTHRVRWYAGEEREVEIATGTAVWFHNGLPPVPVRWVLVRDPQGEFEPVALVCNDQAVTAEQIVEWFVLRWQVEVTFQEVRAHLGVETQRQWSEPAIARTTPVLMGLYSLTALLAHADLGTAALPVRRAAWYHKQSATFSDTLAWVRQRFWPATINLTSHCGTDVLMIPRSLLERFTDTLAFAA; translated from the coding sequence ATGATCGAACTGCCTGCCACCATGCAGCGGGTCCTGGAGAGTTTCGCGCCGCTCTTCCGACCCGGAATCTGGCAGCGAGCCCGACTGCTGCTGATCGGAGCGCTGCTCTGCCCGGGCACTCGCACGGTGAGCGCGGCGCTGCGGGTGCTGGGACTGGCCCAGGAGCGCCACTTCCAGAACTACCACCGGATCCTGAGCCGCGTGCGCTGGTCGGCGCGCGAAGCCAGCCGAATCCTCCTTCTGCTCTTGGTCGCAGCCTTCGTGCCGCAGGACCAGCCGCTCATGCTCGGCATCGACGAGACGCTGGAGCGACGGCGAGGCAAGAAGATCACCGCCAAGGGGCTCTACCGCGACGCGGTGCGCTCCAGCCGCAGCGTGCTGGTGAAAAGCCACGGCCTGCGCTGGATCAGCGTGATGCTGCTGGCGCCCATTCCCTGGGCGAATCGCGTCTGGGCGTTGCCTTTCCTGACGCTGCTGGTGCCCTCGGAACGCTACTGCCAGGAGCGGGGCCTGAGGTACAAGCGGCTCAGCCATTGGGGTTGGCAGGCACTCCTGTTGGTCCGGCGCTGGATCAAGAAGCGGCCGATCGTCGCCGTGGGAGACCAGAACTACAGCGCCATCGAGCTGCTCCACGCTACGTGGCGCGTGTGTGTGACGGTCGTCACCCGCCTGCGCATGGACGCAGCCCTCTACGATCCGGCTCCATCGCCCGAAGAATTCCGCAAGCGGCATCCCCGCGGCCGGCTCCCGAAGAAGGGCGCACGCCAGCCCACGCCGCAGGAACGGCTGCACGATCCCAACACCCGCTGGCAGACGCACCGGGTGCGCTGGTACGCAGGCGAGGAGCGCGAGGTGGAGATCGCCACGGGCACGGCCGTCTGGTTCCACAACGGGCTTCCCCCCGTGCCGGTGCGCTGGGTGCTGGTGCGCGATCCGCAAGGGGAGTTCGAGCCCGTGGCCCTGGTTTGCAACGACCAGGCGGTCACGGCCGAGCAGATCGTGGAGTGGTTCGTCCTGCGCTGGCAGGTGGAAGTCACCTTCCAGGAGGTGCGGGCTCATCTGGGCGTGGAGACTCAGCGCCAGTGGTCCGAGCCCGCCATCGCCCGCACCACCCCCGTGCTGATGGGCCTGTACTCCCTGACCGCCCTCCTCGCCCACGCCGACCTCGGTACGGCTGCCCTGCCCGTGCGCCGCGCTGCCTGGTACCACAAGCAGAGCGCCACCTTCTCCGACACCCTCGCCTGGGTCCGGCAGAGATTCTGGCCGGCAACGATCAACCTCACATCCCACTGCGGAACGGATGTCTTGATGATTCCGCGAAGTTTGCTTGAACGCTTCACAGACACCCTCGCCTTTGCGGCGTAA
- a CDS encoding CPBP family glutamic-type intramembrane protease, translating into MPGYFELTRKHSYSLLFALPLLVLYEAGAALMADRAGGMRNGADVLLRTLLGAGGLHGTLALTALLALGAAVLIARERRRARVPLEGHVFAGMLAESVVYALLFGFVVGGLTSWVLGMGGLGLAADGGAMQRLPLAQGVVLSLGAGIYEELVFRVLLVGGLLYVFLHAGLGRTPSRVYAALLAALLFSAFHYVGPYAYPWELSSFTFRFLAGLAFSVLFIARGFGIAAWTHALYDVFLIVTQGGG; encoded by the coding sequence ATGCCCGGCTACTTCGAGCTCACCCGGAAGCACAGCTACTCGCTGCTGTTCGCGCTGCCGCTGCTGGTGCTCTACGAGGCCGGCGCGGCGCTGATGGCCGACCGCGCCGGCGGGATGCGCAACGGGGCCGACGTGCTGCTGCGCACCCTGCTGGGGGCGGGCGGCCTGCACGGCACCCTGGCGCTCACCGCGCTCCTGGCCCTGGGCGCGGCGGTGCTGATCGCCAGGGAGCGGCGGCGCGCGCGGGTGCCGCTGGAGGGGCACGTGTTCGCCGGGATGCTGGCGGAGAGCGTGGTGTACGCGCTGCTCTTCGGCTTCGTGGTGGGCGGGCTCACCAGCTGGGTGCTGGGGATGGGGGGCCTGGGCCTGGCGGCGGACGGCGGCGCCATGCAGCGGCTGCCGCTCGCGCAGGGCGTCGTGCTGTCGCTGGGGGCGGGGATCTACGAGGAGCTGGTGTTCCGCGTGCTGCTGGTGGGCGGGCTGCTGTACGTGTTCCTGCACGCGGGGCTCGGCAGGACGCCGTCGCGGGTGTACGCGGCGCTCCTGGCGGCGCTGCTCTTCTCGGCGTTCCACTACGTGGGGCCGTACGCCTACCCGTGGGAGCTCTCGTCCTTCACCTTCCGCTTCCTGGCCGGGCTCGCCTTCAGCGTGCTCTTCATCGCCCGCGGCTTCGGGATCGCCGCCTGGACGCACGCGCTCTACGACGTGTTCCTGATCGTCACGCAGGGCGGGGGGTAG
- a CDS encoding BON domain-containing protein — protein sequence MGGTRGEGRGVSRTGILVVVAALAGGCGLLGGAEPQESPAEIAARTEADERIQREVEARLAAEPSLGAGRVRVDVQRGEVGLHGEVVGMGALQCAVANAELVRGVRLVIDHMVLRPGPRTVQCLAPRNFAATR from the coding sequence TTGGGTGGAACGAGAGGTGAGGGGCGCGGCGTCTCGCGCACTGGGATTCTGGTCGTCGTGGCGGCGCTGGCGGGCGGCTGCGGCCTGCTCGGCGGCGCCGAGCCGCAGGAGTCGCCTGCCGAAATCGCCGCGCGCACCGAGGCCGACGAGCGCATCCAGCGCGAGGTGGAGGCGCGCCTGGCCGCCGAGCCCTCCCTCGGCGCCGGCCGGGTGCGCGTGGACGTGCAGCGTGGCGAGGTGGGGCTCCACGGCGAGGTCGTCGGGATGGGCGCCCTCCAGTGCGCCGTCGCCAACGCCGAGCTGGTGCGCGGCGTCCGTCTCGTCATCGACCACATGGTGCTGCGCCCCGGCCCCCGCACCGTGCAGTGCCTGGCCCCCCGCAACTTCGCCGCGACCCGATGA
- a CDS encoding helix-turn-helix domain-containing protein produces MVMILMMSMNESTLDPDLAELIAEASDTYAPSQAELAAEIGVRPLALTTWRRGRSRPTAEHLRGMANALESRSERLRNLAARLAARAAGQGKLTRPRRRMPGERREADLRTAELLASRIVAEGGGRVLRVIFYGSRARGAPRSPASDWDFLVVLKDGIGDVEAEERRLKQAALSALEATGTSAAGAERDVRLDIWPIERGEWETARRLPGHTARTADREGVVLYAAG; encoded by the coding sequence ATGGTGATGATTCTCATGATGTCTATGAACGAATCCACTCTTGACCCGGACCTGGCGGAGCTGATTGCCGAGGCATCGGACACCTACGCTCCGTCTCAGGCCGAGCTCGCGGCAGAGATCGGCGTGCGACCGCTGGCGCTCACCACCTGGCGCCGCGGTCGGAGCCGGCCTACCGCGGAACACCTGCGCGGAATGGCGAACGCGCTGGAAAGCCGCAGTGAGCGGCTACGAAATCTCGCTGCCCGGCTCGCCGCGCGCGCCGCAGGGCAAGGGAAGCTCACGCGCCCGCGGCGCCGGATGCCCGGCGAACGCCGCGAGGCCGACCTGCGGACGGCCGAGCTACTCGCTTCGCGGATCGTGGCCGAGGGGGGAGGCCGGGTGCTGCGGGTGATCTTCTACGGCTCCCGCGCGCGGGGCGCGCCTCGTTCGCCCGCGAGTGACTGGGACTTCCTGGTGGTGCTGAAAGACGGGATCGGCGACGTCGAGGCGGAGGAGCGCCGGTTGAAGCAGGCGGCGCTCAGTGCGCTCGAGGCGACCGGCACCTCGGCGGCAGGCGCGGAACGGGACGTCCGCCTGGACATCTGGCCGATCGAACGGGGCGAGTGGGAAACCGCGCGCCGCCTGCCCGGCCACACGGCTCGCACCGCGGACCGGGAGGGGGTGGTGCTGTATGCCGCTGGATGA
- a CDS encoding HEPN domain-containing protein encodes MPLDDALRAWVQRWVRLAEGDLEMARLGLGSDTFDVYELVGFHAQQAVEKFVKAYLAGNAVEFEDQHDIDYLQRLVRSVDVGLAAKIDPAAALNRYAVGTRYPGRYPVVTREQAEAAIRIAESVRAEILPLLDALGQPPRGSLRDRPRRKRSGGDA; translated from the coding sequence ATGCCGCTGGATGACGCCCTCCGGGCCTGGGTCCAGCGGTGGGTCAGGCTGGCGGAGGGTGACCTGGAGATGGCCCGACTGGGCCTCGGCAGCGACACCTTCGACGTGTACGAGCTGGTCGGCTTCCACGCGCAACAGGCGGTGGAGAAGTTCGTCAAGGCGTACCTAGCCGGAAACGCGGTCGAGTTCGAGGACCAGCACGACATCGACTACCTCCAGCGCCTGGTCCGGAGCGTCGACGTCGGCCTGGCCGCGAAGATCGACCCCGCCGCCGCGCTGAACCGCTATGCCGTCGGAACGCGCTATCCCGGGCGGTATCCGGTGGTGACACGCGAGCAAGCGGAAGCCGCGATCAGGATCGCCGAGTCCGTGCGGGCGGAAATCCTGCCGCTCCTCGATGCGCTCGGCCAGCCTCCGCGTGGATCGCTGCGGGACCGGCCGCGCCGGAAGCGGAGCGGAGGAGATGCGTGA
- a CDS encoding transglycosylase SLT domain-containing protein, with product MPARRTRRSSIRRSVARRKSRRAPRLRIGRRGWMLIALIALVAAIPPARHVALRVAEAVGEAVETARAAEARERVVDAYARRYGIERELAGAIERAARTEDVPVDLAFRLVRVESAFRERAVSPVGAVGLTQLMPATAAELQPGISRERLFQRDTNLRLGFRYFRRLLRLYDGDREMALHAYNRGMGTVARIRSAGGDPANGYADKVLGGPGASPVRRLPPDSLAAPAVPSHELGPARLPAGM from the coding sequence TTGCCCGCACGCCGCACCCGCCGCTCGTCCATCCGCCGCTCCGTGGCCCGCCGCAAGAGCCGGCGCGCGCCGCGGCTGCGTATCGGTAGACGCGGGTGGATGCTCATCGCGCTGATCGCGCTGGTGGCGGCGATCCCGCCCGCGCGGCACGTGGCGCTGAGGGTGGCGGAGGCGGTCGGCGAGGCGGTGGAGACGGCGCGGGCGGCCGAGGCGCGCGAGCGAGTGGTGGACGCGTACGCGCGGCGCTACGGGATCGAGCGGGAGCTGGCGGGCGCCATCGAGCGCGCCGCGCGGACCGAGGACGTGCCGGTGGACCTGGCGTTCCGGCTGGTGCGGGTGGAGAGCGCCTTCCGCGAGCGCGCGGTGAGCCCGGTGGGCGCCGTGGGCCTCACGCAGCTCATGCCCGCCACCGCCGCCGAGCTGCAGCCGGGGATCTCGCGCGAGCGGCTCTTCCAGCGCGACACCAACCTGCGGCTGGGCTTCCGCTACTTCCGCCGCCTGCTGCGCCTGTACGACGGCGACCGCGAGATGGCGCTGCACGCCTACAACCGCGGCATGGGCACCGTCGCGCGCATCCGCTCGGCCGGCGGCGACCCCGCCAACGGCTACGCCGACAAGGTCCTGGGCGGCCCCGGCGCCTCCCCCGTCCGCCGCCTCCCGCCCGACAGCCTCGCGGCGCCCGCCGTCCCCTCGCACGAGCTCGGCCCCGCCCGGCTGCCGGCGGGGATGTGA
- a CDS encoding SDR family oxidoreductase: protein MFRDDLLAGKAVVVTGGGSGLGLSMAKKFAALGARVAITGRSAERLQGAAREIDPSGERVLTVPCDVRDFAQVEAMAAAVAERFGGADVLVNNAAGNFLAATEDLSPGGFNAVVQTVLYGTFHATLALGRRMIERGAGGSVLNIVTTYAWTGSAFVVPSAAAKAGVLAMTRSLAVEWAAYGIRSNAIAPGPFPTQGAWNALMPTPELEAEAKARIPAGRFGEHEELANLAAFLVSDGAGFINGECVAIDGGEWIASGGEFNGLTRIPRDTLKTAFRAMRGK from the coding sequence GTGTTCCGCGACGACCTGCTGGCGGGGAAGGCGGTGGTGGTGACGGGGGGCGGCTCGGGGCTCGGCCTCTCGATGGCGAAGAAGTTCGCCGCTCTCGGCGCCCGGGTGGCGATCACCGGCCGGAGCGCCGAGCGGCTGCAGGGCGCGGCGCGGGAGATCGACCCCTCGGGCGAGCGAGTGCTCACCGTGCCCTGCGACGTGCGCGACTTCGCCCAGGTGGAGGCGATGGCCGCGGCGGTGGCGGAGCGCTTCGGCGGGGCGGACGTGCTGGTGAACAACGCGGCGGGGAACTTCCTGGCGGCCACCGAAGACCTCTCGCCCGGCGGCTTCAACGCGGTGGTGCAGACGGTGCTCTACGGGACGTTCCACGCCACGCTGGCGCTGGGGCGGCGGATGATCGAGCGCGGCGCGGGCGGGAGCGTGCTGAACATCGTCACCACCTACGCCTGGACGGGCTCGGCGTTCGTGGTCCCCTCGGCTGCGGCCAAGGCGGGGGTGCTGGCGATGACGCGCTCGCTGGCGGTGGAGTGGGCGGCGTACGGCATCCGCAGCAACGCCATCGCCCCGGGGCCGTTCCCCACCCAGGGCGCCTGGAACGCGCTGATGCCGACGCCCGAGCTGGAGGCCGAGGCGAAGGCGCGCATCCCGGCGGGGCGCTTCGGCGAGCACGAGGAGCTGGCGAACCTGGCCGCCTTCCTGGTGAGCGACGGCGCGGGCTTCATCAACGGCGAGTGCGTCGCCATCGACGGCGGCGAGTGGATCGCCTCGGGCGGCGAGTTCAACGGCCTCACCCGCATCCCCCGCGACACCCTCAAGACCGCGTTCCGGGCGATGCGGGGGAAGTAG
- a CDS encoding DUF4105 domain-containing protein, which yields MRFRLPPLRRAALSVLALAPLAAAAPARAQGPAAPADDGLRIVLLTMGPGDAVWEKFGHNAIWVHDPARGTDLAYNYGMFDFAQENFLSNFIKGRMWYWMEGFDAELTLSHYRAQNRSVWAQELNLTPQQAAAMRDFLEANALPQNRFYRYDYYRDNCSTRVRDALDRVLGGALRAASGSAPSGTTYRWHTRRLTADAGDVATYTGLEGGLGPNADRPISRWEEMFLPMKLRDGVRAVRVRDAAGSAVPLVRSERVLFEAARPPERSGPPSRWMAGYLVAGLALAGALLLLASRVARSRLARFGFSALAALWLLFAGTGGWILVALWAFTDHEIAYRNENILQLSPLALPLVLLLPALAYGARWAGRWAERLALAVAALSVLGFVLQVLPGLDQVNGEIIALALPVNLALAWIARRLAAALPPREAAPRRAPAPRRAAAAA from the coding sequence ATGCGCTTCCGCCTTCCGCCGCTCCGCCGGGCGGCGCTTTCCGTCCTCGCCCTGGCGCCGCTCGCCGCGGCCGCGCCCGCCCGCGCGCAGGGGCCCGCCGCGCCCGCCGACGACGGGCTCCGCATCGTGCTGCTCACCATGGGGCCGGGCGACGCGGTGTGGGAGAAGTTCGGCCACAACGCCATCTGGGTGCACGACCCGGCGCGCGGCACCGACCTGGCCTACAACTACGGGATGTTCGACTTCGCGCAGGAGAACTTCCTGTCGAACTTCATCAAGGGCCGGATGTGGTACTGGATGGAGGGGTTCGACGCCGAGCTCACCCTGAGCCACTACCGGGCCCAGAACCGCAGCGTGTGGGCGCAGGAGCTGAACCTGACGCCCCAGCAGGCGGCGGCGATGCGCGACTTCCTGGAGGCCAACGCGCTGCCGCAGAACCGCTTCTACCGCTACGACTACTACCGCGACAACTGCTCCACCCGCGTGCGCGACGCGCTGGACCGCGTCCTGGGCGGCGCGCTCCGGGCGGCGTCGGGGAGCGCGCCCTCGGGCACCACCTACCGCTGGCACACGCGGCGGCTGACGGCGGACGCCGGCGACGTGGCGACGTACACCGGGCTGGAGGGCGGCCTGGGCCCCAACGCGGACCGGCCGATCTCGCGCTGGGAGGAGATGTTCCTGCCGATGAAGCTGCGCGACGGCGTCCGCGCGGTGCGGGTGCGCGACGCGGCCGGCAGCGCGGTGCCGCTGGTGCGCAGCGAGCGGGTGCTGTTCGAGGCGGCGCGCCCGCCGGAGCGCAGCGGCCCTCCCTCGCGGTGGATGGCCGGCTACCTGGTGGCCGGGCTGGCTCTGGCGGGGGCGCTGCTGCTGCTGGCGTCGCGCGTGGCGCGCAGCCGCCTGGCGCGCTTCGGCTTCTCGGCGCTCGCGGCGCTCTGGCTGCTGTTCGCGGGGACGGGCGGGTGGATCCTGGTGGCCCTGTGGGCGTTCACGGACCACGAGATCGCCTACCGCAACGAGAACATCCTGCAGCTCTCGCCGCTGGCGCTGCCGCTGGTGCTGCTCCTTCCCGCGCTGGCGTACGGCGCGCGCTGGGCGGGGCGCTGGGCGGAGCGCCTGGCGCTGGCCGTGGCGGCGCTCTCGGTGCTGGGCTTCGTGCTGCAGGTGCTCCCCGGGCTCGACCAGGTGAACGGGGAGATCATCGCGCTGGCGCTCCCGGTGAACCTGGCCCTGGCCTGGATCGCCCGCCGCCTGGCCGCCGCGCTCCCGCCGCGCGAGGCGGCGCCGAGGCGCGCCCCGGCACCGCGGCGGGCGGCCGCGGCGGCGTAG
- a CDS encoding ArsC/Spx/MgsR family protein, whose translation MEAQVFGTKSCNETKKALRFFKERRIKTHFVDLKERAASPGELKRFAQKFGWEALLDRQGKRFRERGLHAAHVPESRIPALLEDDPFLLVTPLVRSGNLLAVGWDEGRWREWVKAAP comes from the coding sequence ATGGAGGCACAGGTCTTCGGGACGAAGAGCTGCAACGAGACGAAGAAGGCGCTGCGCTTCTTCAAGGAGCGCCGCATCAAGACGCACTTCGTCGACCTTAAGGAGCGCGCCGCCTCGCCGGGCGAGCTGAAGCGCTTCGCGCAGAAGTTCGGGTGGGAGGCGCTGCTGGACCGGCAGGGGAAGCGCTTCCGCGAGCGCGGGCTGCACGCGGCGCACGTCCCCGAGTCGCGCATCCCCGCGCTGCTGGAAGACGACCCGTTCCTGCTGGTGACGCCGCTGGTGCGCTCGGGCAACCTGCTGGCCGTGGGGTGGGACGAGGGGCGCTGGCGCGAGTGGGTGAAGGCGGCGCCCTGA
- a CDS encoding RsmD family RNA methyltransferase: MRIVRGRWAGRDLVSPPDRRVRPTAEHVRDAWLTLLEPLLPGARVLDLFAGTGALGLEALSRGAKTADFVETRPASLHALRANVAALRVREKTRIFKKDALPFAAALQEGSYDLAFADPPYQSRQLDRLIETWLRTPFAAVLAVEHAHDHALPPGGERHPFDETAVTVYRAG, from the coding sequence GTGAGGATCGTCCGCGGCAGGTGGGCCGGGCGGGACCTCGTCTCGCCCCCGGACCGGCGGGTGCGCCCCACCGCCGAGCACGTGCGCGACGCCTGGCTCACGCTGCTGGAGCCGCTGCTGCCGGGCGCGCGCGTGCTGGACCTGTTCGCCGGCACCGGCGCGCTGGGGCTGGAGGCCCTGTCGCGCGGCGCGAAGACGGCCGACTTCGTGGAGACGCGCCCCGCCAGCCTGCACGCGCTCCGGGCCAACGTGGCCGCGCTGCGTGTGCGCGAGAAGACGCGCATCTTCAAGAAGGACGCGCTCCCCTTCGCCGCGGCGCTCCAGGAGGGCAGCTACGACCTGGCCTTCGCCGACCCGCCCTACCAGTCGCGCCAGCTCGACCGGCTGATCGAGACCTGGCTGCGCACCCCCTTCGCCGCCGTGCTCGCCGTGGAGCACGCGCACGACCACGCCCTCCCCCCCGGCGGCGAGCGCCACCCCTTCGACGAGACCGCCGTCACCGTCTACCGGGCCGGGTAG
- the infA gene encoding translation initiation factor IF-1: protein MAKTEAFEMEGVVTEVLPDRNYRVKLDNGHEVLAYAAGRMSKFNIRVLEGDRVKLEMSPYDLSRGRITYRHK, encoded by the coding sequence ATGGCGAAGACGGAAGCGTTCGAGATGGAAGGGGTGGTCACCGAGGTCCTCCCCGACCGCAACTACCGCGTGAAGCTCGACAACGGCCACGAAGTGCTGGCCTACGCGGCGGGGCGGATGTCGAAGTTCAACATCCGCGTGCTGGAGGGCGACCGCGTGAAGCTCGAGATGTCGCCCTACGACCTCTCGCGCGGCCGCATTACCTATCGTCATAAGTAG